From one Bacteroides eggerthii genomic stretch:
- a CDS encoding HU family DNA-binding protein, with product MPTHYVMKEMPDLQGKGERVTYPQMVLLGQSSTRELAEYISLRSGFSPGMVEGIICELAEAMAHTMARGFSAKIDGIGTFTPGLVIGADKEREEADGDATHRNAQSIFVGKINFQAEKELVYKTNRHCTLRRAPWKPVRSSQKYTAGQRLEIARKHLEAHPFLTVRTYCQLTGLLRSSGTVELRKLSHTPGTGIGFSGFGSHRVYIKSEE from the coding sequence ATGCCTACGCATTATGTAATGAAAGAAATGCCTGACCTGCAAGGGAAAGGCGAACGGGTGACTTACCCGCAAATGGTATTGTTGGGACAAAGTTCAACCCGCGAATTGGCGGAATATATCTCCCTACGGAGCGGCTTTTCTCCGGGGATGGTCGAGGGCATCATCTGCGAGCTGGCGGAGGCAATGGCGCATACAATGGCGCGGGGCTTTTCGGCAAAGATAGACGGCATCGGTACGTTCACTCCGGGGCTGGTGATAGGCGCCGACAAGGAGCGTGAAGAAGCGGACGGTGACGCCACCCATCGCAATGCGCAGAGCATCTTTGTGGGGAAAATTAATTTTCAGGCGGAAAAGGAACTGGTGTATAAAACCAATAGGCACTGTACGCTGCGGCGTGCACCGTGGAAGCCTGTCCGCTCTTCGCAAAAATATACTGCCGGACAACGGTTGGAGATAGCACGAAAACATTTGGAAGCACATCCTTTTCTCACCGTCCGTACGTATTGCCAACTGACGGGATTGCTTCGTTCGTCAGGAACCGTTGAGCTGCGTAAGTTGTCGCATACACCGGGAACGGGCATCGGCTTCAGCGGATTTGGCAGTCACCGCGTATATATCAAGTCTGAAGAATGA
- a CDS encoding GSCFA domain-containing protein, producing MNFYTPVEIPGSLPQLTHADRLMLFGSCFATHIGMRLTNAKFRCDVNPYGVLYNPLSISAALREIVEGKRYAQDDLFFFRECWHSPMHHGDFSSSSVEETLRIINERIASAHNTVFNADCLLLTFGTAWVYEQKHTGRIVGNCHKQPEKEFTRRRLEVDEIVLDYTSLLSGLLARNLDLKVIFTVSPIRHVRDGLHANQLSKATLLLAVDRLQAAFPENVFYFPAYELVLDELRDYRFYAEDMVHPSEVAVQYVWERFSSACFSPETLQIIEESENIRRALAHKPFHPGSEEYKRFLGQIVLKIDRLNGKYPYLDFQKERELCHIRLKI from the coding sequence ATGAATTTTTATACCCCTGTGGAAATTCCCGGAAGTTTGCCGCAGTTGACGCATGCCGACCGACTGATGTTGTTCGGCTCTTGCTTTGCCACACACATCGGCATGAGGCTCACCAATGCCAAGTTCCGCTGTGATGTCAATCCATACGGAGTGCTGTATAATCCGCTTTCTATCTCTGCCGCTTTACGGGAAATCGTTGAAGGAAAGAGATATGCTCAAGACGATTTGTTCTTCTTTCGTGAATGTTGGCACAGCCCGATGCATCATGGGGATTTTTCGTCCTCATCGGTAGAAGAAACATTACGCATTATCAATGAACGGATTGCCTCGGCTCACAATACTGTTTTTAATGCGGATTGCTTATTGTTGACTTTCGGCACAGCATGGGTGTACGAACAGAAGCATACGGGACGCATTGTGGGCAACTGCCACAAGCAACCGGAGAAAGAATTTACCCGCAGGCGGTTGGAGGTTGATGAAATAGTATTGGACTATACTTCATTGCTTTCCGGATTGTTGGCGCGGAATCTTGACTTGAAAGTGATTTTCACAGTCAGTCCTATCCGTCACGTGCGCGACGGGTTGCATGCCAATCAACTCAGCAAGGCTACGCTGCTGTTGGCGGTGGACCGGCTGCAAGCTGCTTTTCCGGAGAATGTATTCTATTTTCCCGCCTATGAATTGGTTTTGGATGAATTGCGGGATTACCGCTTCTACGCTGAAGATATGGTGCATCCTTCCGAAGTGGCTGTGCAGTATGTGTGGGAGCGCTTCTCGTCCGCCTGTTTTTCGCCGGAGACGTTACAGATCATAGAAGAAAGTGAAAATATACGTAGGGCATTGGCACACAAGCCCTTTCATCCCGGCTCTGAGGAGTATAAGCGTTTTTTAGGACAAATTGTGTTAAAAATAGACCGACTTAACGGAAAATACCCGTACTTAGATTTTCAAAAAGAAAGAGAATTATGTCATATACGATTGAAAATATAG